A genomic window from Deltaproteobacteria bacterium includes:
- a CDS encoding NADP-dependent malic enzyme encodes MKLTKEELLAKAKKPAQDAMRLHPFYQGKVEVTPKCAIRDFNDFAIWYTPGVAEPCRDINKNPEQVFQHTNKANMVAVVSDGTRVLGLGDIGPEAALPVMEGKAILFKYLGGVDAFPICLDTKDPDEIIKTVLLLQPSFGGVNLEDISQPKCFYVLDTLRKQARIPIWHDDQQGTAAVTLAGLINALKIVGKAMDQVRIVMNGAGGANIAITRVLIAAGVTPGNIVMVDSKGTLHPGRTELKDKYKEKWHFCQITNKDGLVGTTPEAMKGADVLISLSRSGPDVIKKDWIASMAKDSIVFTCANPIPEIWPWEAKEAGAKIVATGRSDFSNQVNNSLGFPGIFRGTLDVMATTITDEMCIAAAEELARCAEDIGMSEEYLIPTMGEWEVFPREAVAVALKAIEQGVARVKPSREELFENATRIIKRAREETKLLMKEGLIAMPKEA; translated from the coding sequence ATGAAACTTACCAAAGAAGAGCTATTGGCCAAGGCGAAGAAACCGGCCCAGGATGCCATGAGACTCCATCCCTTTTATCAAGGGAAGGTGGAGGTTACCCCTAAATGTGCTATTCGGGACTTTAATGATTTCGCCATTTGGTATACCCCTGGGGTAGCAGAGCCGTGCAGGGACATCAATAAGAATCCTGAGCAGGTTTTCCAACACACCAACAAGGCCAACATGGTGGCTGTGGTCTCCGATGGGACCAGGGTCCTGGGCTTGGGGGATATCGGTCCTGAAGCGGCTCTGCCTGTGATGGAAGGAAAGGCTATTCTATTTAAGTATCTCGGGGGGGTTGATGCCTTCCCTATCTGTCTGGATACCAAGGACCCCGATGAGATCATCAAGACCGTTTTGCTCTTGCAACCGAGCTTTGGCGGTGTAAACCTGGAAGATATCTCCCAGCCGAAATGTTTTTATGTCCTTGATACCCTGCGCAAACAGGCCCGGATACCTATCTGGCACGACGATCAGCAGGGTACCGCAGCGGTCACCTTGGCCGGTCTGATCAATGCACTCAAGATTGTGGGAAAGGCGATGGATCAGGTGAGGATCGTCATGAATGGTGCCGGGGGGGCCAACATCGCTATTACAAGGGTGCTGATCGCCGCTGGGGTGACTCCTGGCAACATCGTCATGGTGGATAGCAAGGGGACATTACATCCAGGTCGCACAGAGCTGAAGGATAAATACAAAGAAAAATGGCATTTCTGCCAGATAACTAATAAAGATGGCTTAGTGGGAACAACACCGGAGGCAATGAAAGGGGCAGATGTCCTCATTTCCCTTTCCCGTTCAGGTCCGGACGTGATCAAGAAGGATTGGATAGCGAGCATGGCAAAAGATTCCATAGTCTTTACCTGCGCAAACCCCATTCCAGAGATCTGGCCTTGGGAGGCCAAGGAGGCAGGGGCGAAGATTGTTGCCACCGGCCGCTCGGATTTTTCCAACCAGGTAAATAACTCCTTGGGCTTTCCGGGGATCTTCCGTGGGACCCTTGATGTTATGGCTACTACCATCACCGATGAGATGTGCATCGCTGCGGCCGAGGAGCTGGCCCGTTGCGCCGAGGACATCGGGATGAGTGAAGAGTACCTCATTCCCACCATGGGTGAGTGGGAGGTCTTCCCCCGCGAGGCGGTGGCTGTAGCGTTGAAGGCCATCGAGCAGGGGGTGGCCAGAGTGAAGCCCTCTCGCGAGGAACTCTTTGAGAATGCCACCCGGATTATAAAGAGGGCGAGGGAAGAGACAAAACTACTCATGAAGGAGGGGCTGATAGCAATGCCCAAAGAGGCATAG
- a CDS encoding LacI family DNA-binding transcriptional regulator, translating into MDYLTIKDIARLAHVSHTTVSRVLNNRPGVKKITRERVLKLIKELDYQPSLVARSMVLKKSKVLGLIITTIRNPFYLELSQGIEDTARSFGYSVILCCTNYDLSLEGEHIRELRRKGVDGIILTSAHIKDEYVAALAQEGFPLVLVNRKVLESDLSGKVDYVGVDNIKGGEMALEHLLKMGHRRIGIVRGSLESSVTMERMEGVRRALDKHGLSIDDDLIFGGDYLKGSGYEAAKRFLSLAHPPTAIFSFNDYMALGVYDALLEKGVKVPEDVALLGFNDIEFASLRMVGLSTVSQKKYSLGSMAVRRLMQRIEGDQVGLEQVLEPELIIRSSCGYKGGDI; encoded by the coding sequence ATGGATTACTTGACCATCAAAGACATAGCAAGACTAGCTCACGTATCACATACCACCGTCTCCAGGGTCTTAAACAATAGGCCTGGGGTAAAGAAGATCACGAGGGAGAGGGTCTTGAAGTTGATCAAGGAGTTGGATTATCAACCCAGTTTGGTTGCCCGTAGCATGGTGTTAAAGAAGAGCAAGGTCCTAGGGCTGATCATCACAACTATAAGAAATCCCTTTTATCTTGAGCTGTCCCAGGGGATCGAGGATACCGCCAGGTCCTTTGGTTATAGCGTAATCTTGTGTTGCACCAATTATGATCTCTCCCTGGAGGGGGAACATATCAGGGAGTTGAGGAGAAAGGGGGTGGATGGTATCATCCTCACCTCGGCCCATATAAAGGATGAATATGTGGCCGCCCTGGCCCAGGAAGGGTTTCCCCTCGTGTTGGTAAACAGGAAGGTCTTAGAATCTGACCTCTCTGGCAAAGTGGACTATGTCGGGGTTGATAACATAAAGGGTGGAGAGATGGCCCTGGAACACCTGTTGAAGATGGGGCACAGGAGGATCGGGATCGTCAGGGGGAGTCTAGAGTCTTCTGTCACTATGGAGCGGATGGAGGGGGTACGCAGGGCCTTGGACAAGCATGGCCTCTCCATTGACGATGATCTTATCTTCGGGGGGGACTACCTGAAGGGGTCAGGCTATGAGGCGGCCAAGAGGTTCCTCTCCCTTGCCCACCCACCTACCGCCATCTTCTCCTTCAATGATTATATGGCCTTGGGTGTATATGATGCCCTCTTGGAAAAAGGTGTGAAGGTCCCGGAGGATGTGGCCCTCTTGGGGTTTAATGATATCGAATTCGCCTCCCTGCGGATGGTGGGTTTGAGCACTGTATCTCAGAAAAAGTACAGCCTGGGTTCCATGGCAGTGCGCAGATTGATGCAGAGAATAGAGGGGGATCAGGTAGGTCTGGAGCAGGTCTTGGAGCCTGAACTCATCATCAGGAGTTCGTGTGGCTATAAGGGAGGGGATATATAG